One stretch of uncultured Cohaesibacter sp. DNA includes these proteins:
- a CDS encoding branched-chain amino acid ABC transporter substrate-binding protein: MKKALLAGVALASTIAMSSAAMADIVIATAGPMTGQYASFGMQMKIGAEQAVEDINAAGGINGEMLKLEIGDDACDPKQAVAVANQMVGKGVVFMAGHFCSGSSIPASAVYAEEGIIQISPASTNPKFTDERPGPGIYRVCGRDDQQGEVAGKLLFEEYGDKKVAIIHDKTAYGKGLADETMAAFEALGGKPAMYEAYTAGEKDYTALVSKFKQAGIDALYVGGYHTEAGLIVRQMREQGMDTVLISGDALVTDEYWSITGDAGEGTLMTFSPDPALNPEAAPVVEEFKAKGLTTEGYVLYTYAAIQAWAEAVKAAGSTDYDGVTEALNAGEFSTVLGKLSFDDKGDVTLPGYVWYEWSKGKYAYK; this comes from the coding sequence ATGAAAAAAGCACTTTTGGCAGGCGTCGCCCTTGCAAGCACTATCGCTATGTCCAGCGCTGCAATGGCTGATATCGTGATCGCAACGGCTGGTCCGATGACCGGTCAGTATGCATCCTTCGGCATGCAGATGAAAATCGGCGCCGAGCAGGCTGTTGAGGACATCAACGCAGCTGGCGGCATCAACGGCGAAATGCTGAAGCTGGAAATCGGCGATGACGCTTGCGACCCGAAACAGGCTGTAGCTGTTGCCAACCAGATGGTTGGTAAAGGTGTTGTCTTCATGGCTGGCCACTTCTGCTCTGGCTCTTCCATCCCAGCTTCCGCAGTCTATGCTGAAGAAGGCATCATCCAGATCTCTCCTGCTTCCACCAACCCGAAATTCACCGACGAACGTCCGGGACCGGGCATCTACCGCGTTTGCGGTCGTGATGACCAGCAGGGCGAAGTAGCAGGCAAACTGCTGTTCGAAGAATATGGTGACAAGAAAGTTGCCATCATTCACGACAAGACCGCTTACGGTAAAGGTCTTGCCGACGAAACCATGGCTGCTTTTGAAGCTCTTGGTGGCAAGCCTGCCATGTACGAAGCCTACACCGCTGGTGAAAAAGACTACACCGCGCTGGTTTCCAAATTCAAACAGGCTGGCATCGACGCTCTGTATGTTGGTGGTTACCACACCGAAGCAGGCCTGATCGTTCGTCAGATGCGCGAACAGGGCATGGACACCGTTCTGATCTCTGGTGACGCTCTTGTGACCGACGAATACTGGTCCATCACCGGCGACGCTGGCGAAGGCACCCTGATGACCTTCTCCCCGGATCCGGCTCTGAACCCTGAAGCAGCTCCGGTTGTTGAAGAATTCAAGGCAAAAGGCCTGACCACCGAAGGGTATGTTCTCTACACCTACGCAGCGATCCAGGCTTGGGCCGAAGCCGTTAAAGCAGCTGGCTCCACCGACTATGACGGTGTGACTGAAGCCCTGAACGCCGGTGAATTCTCCACCGTTCTCGGCAAGCTGTCCTTCGACGACAAAGGCGACGTTACCCTGCCAGGCTATGTCTGGTACGAATGGAGCAAAGGCAAATACGCCTACAAATAA
- a CDS encoding DUF6867 family protein translates to MNLLWDNSLSAFLVLTLFLGGGAAWMSGRAIAISWRPMKQIIIYMLLLTAAVRFLNFALYEGQLLSLYYYIVSFVILLVISWLGFRYTRTNQMVRQYHWLYTKVSPLSWKERNS, encoded by the coding sequence ATGAACTTGCTTTGGGACAATTCCCTCTCCGCCTTTCTCGTCCTGACCCTCTTTCTGGGTGGTGGTGCCGCGTGGATGTCAGGCCGCGCCATCGCGATCAGCTGGCGGCCGATGAAGCAGATCATCATCTACATGCTGCTCCTCACGGCAGCTGTACGCTTTCTGAATTTCGCCCTCTATGAGGGACAATTGCTGTCCCTCTACTACTATATTGTCAGCTTCGTGATCCTCCTTGTGATCTCCTGGCTGGGCTTCCGTTACACCCGCACCAACCAGATGGTGCGGCAGTATCATTGGCTTTACACAAAGGTTTCTCCTCTTTCCTGGAAAGAGCGGAACAGCTGA
- a CDS encoding ABC transporter ATP-binding protein, with translation MSQPLLSLRGVETYYGKIVALRGIDIDVNEGEIVTIIGANGAGKSTTMMTICGVTRARAGTIIYKGEDITKLPTHEIAHKQIAQSPEGRRIFGRMTVMENLLMGAAVIDYAHMDKDLRMVFDLFPILEKRQNQRGGTLSGGEQQMLAIARALMARPKLLMLDEPSLGLAPLVVKQIFEVVKELNEKQGLTVFLVEQNAYHALRLAHRGYVMINGQITLTGGGHELLANPEVQAAYLEGGRH, from the coding sequence ATGAGCCAGCCACTCCTCAGCCTGAGAGGCGTTGAAACCTACTATGGCAAGATCGTCGCTCTGAGGGGCATCGATATCGATGTCAACGAAGGCGAGATCGTGACCATCATCGGCGCAAACGGCGCCGGCAAGTCGACCACCATGATGACCATCTGCGGCGTGACACGTGCACGTGCGGGCACGATCATCTACAAGGGTGAAGACATCACCAAACTGCCCACGCACGAAATCGCCCACAAACAGATCGCGCAGTCCCCGGAAGGACGTCGCATCTTCGGGCGCATGACCGTGATGGAAAACCTGCTTATGGGGGCGGCCGTCATCGACTATGCCCACATGGACAAGGATCTCCGCATGGTTTTTGACCTCTTCCCTATTCTGGAGAAGCGTCAGAACCAACGCGGCGGGACCCTTTCGGGCGGCGAACAGCAGATGCTGGCCATCGCTCGTGCCCTGATGGCCCGACCAAAACTGCTGATGCTCGACGAGCCGTCCCTCGGGCTTGCTCCTCTCGTCGTCAAACAGATCTTCGAAGTGGTCAAGGAACTGAACGAAAAGCAGGGCCTGACCGTCTTCCTCGTCGAGCAGAACGCCTACCACGCACTGCGCCTCGCACACCGAGGCTATGTGATGATCAACGGACAGATCACCCTGACAGGTGGTGGCCATGAACTTCTGGCAAACCCGGAAGTCCAGGCAGCCTACCTCGAAGGCGGTCGGCACTAA